The Schistocerca nitens isolate TAMUIC-IGC-003100 chromosome 8, iqSchNite1.1, whole genome shotgun sequence genome includes the window ACATTAACAAAATCATGAGACAAGAGacacttcctactgtgtatgggcTACAACTTGAAATAGTGTTACTATTACACCAAGTTTAAATGGGGATAACTTCAGCACGCAATAACAATAATACACAGTTTGGCTCAtcatgggatatatatatatatatataagttcatggaaTTGTTGTTTGGTAGTGTTCGTCTCTATGGAACTGAGAAAAATATACTGTATTGCATATACAAGTTTAAACAATGAGTAGTGAGACGAACACAGAATCACTAGAGCAATCTTTTTTTCGCTTCACCCTCACACACCGAAATGAGATGCTATCGTCATAGCTCGTTCATGACGAACAAAATAACGCAGAGGTTGTTAGAGACAGAGACTAACCATAACCGAGAAAGCAGTAGTGGTCCATGATGAAATCCTCGTGCGAGTACACTACATTGTATGGTCCGCTCAGTAGAGATTCCCCTGGAAAGAGAAGAAGATATATATCAACTTACACACATGTCTAAAGATCGTGCCAGTTAGAATTACTGTTTGCTGCAACAACTATGTCTAACTCCTCCAGAGGAATAAGATAAAGAAAAATTAGTTTGTTCCGGTGTAACAGTAATGCGTGTGCCCTCATCTAACAACATGCCTCTACATGTCTGCGAGAAAACTAGCTTACTTTTTTGGAAGTATGAATATGCACTTACATACGCCTTCATAGACCTTGTCCAGCTTGTTTCCCGTGACTGACACATAGCTGTTCAGAGGAAAGCTGAAAAACAAAGAGAACAGTACAAGTAAGTTGAATGTTTATTCCATGCTCATCCGTATTGTACTGACATTCGCTGCGCTAAAATTTGGAAATGTTTCTAGGGGTCAGCCTTTTCATTGAAATCAGCACTAACGAATTCCGAAGTCGTTCCAGCCAGTGCTGCACACAacatgtgttgcatttctttttgTATGATCGTTATAATGTGTTTACGAATTTACGAAGCGAATGAAGAATTATATCATGTCACGTGCAATTTTCATGGTGAGGCAGCGATACAGCGGTTATCAGTTACTGTAACTTCGCGACAGCCTAAAATTGCACACTGGACTGGATCAGAAATTCGAAATCTTGTCCTTCGCAAGTAATCCTCTAACAAACAGAGCTAGACGACAGTCAGTAAATCATATTAAAAAAGTACGGAAAGAAAAATATTACAAAGTGAAGAACGCTTGCAAATAAAACATCAGAAGAATGAAGATACATTACTATCCAAAATTTTACAGTTTATTATCATCTCTCACTGAATATTCGGATAAAGTCACAATGTATGTGTTCTGCTTTTTCCAAGCAGTTGCATTACAGGTGTAAAGATTGAAAATTCCAGGAAAGACCAGTTCAGTCTTTCAAGACTTCAAATATTTCGGAATATTTTTAGACATATTCCGGAGTCACTGGAAGCAGTAGACCTTCTAGCAAAGTATATTTCGTAAGTCATAAGTGTCATCCTTTCCCTGACCAGAAATACTTACAATGCAGGCTGTTCCATAGGAACATAATGACAAGAGCTCAAAAACGGAAAACATGTTAAATATTAATACGCAGTGCCCTTGTGAAAGGATTGCCTCGTTCTTATTGCTGATGTTTAACTTGCGATTAGCTGCATATTCCTTACAATATAACTTCAAATCTCTGAGCGAACTAGAAAATTAAATACCTAGACTAAAAATTTCTGACATATTAAAACTTTTAATACACAAActggaacttcctgacagattataacTGTTAATACACAAACTGCACTACACCGCAGCTACTACAAAATATGTGGACTGTTTTGAAAGTATGACTTTCAtcaagtaacaataatattttgccAATCCTTCTGGGTAGATGTATATCTCGGTAGCGACTAAAACCCTTTTTGTATTGAAAATGACTTTATTACGTTGAAGGAATAACTGTCAACATGTGGTTCAATATAtccagtgtcacagaaattatttaCATTGGTACAGATTTATATCTCCATTGCTTCCAGTGGAATGCATTATTTTCCGTCACTAACGAATGAAGCTCTCCCAAGAAAGGAGGTTAATTGTCCATTATTTACCGTGATCGaacaaaaaaaagggttcaaatggctgtgagcactatgggacttaacgtctatggtcatcagtcccctacaacttagtagtacttaaacctaactaacctaaggacaacacacaacacccagtcatcacgaggcagagaaaatccctgaccccgccaggaatcgaacccgggaacccgggcgtgggaagcgggaacgctaccgcacaaccacgagctgcggacccgttaTCCAACACAATCCAACCATTGTAACCAGTGTACATGCGATATTTAACTTACAATAGGTTAACCTGGTAACTTACAGAGGCGCTTTGCTGAAGTTGCCCGTGAGGTACATCTCGGTGTCGCTCTCCCCAGGCGACTGGACGTACGTGACACAACCCAGGTCAAACAGGCCGGGTACCTGGTACTGGTATTGTTGGTACCACGGCTTGTCCTCCTATGGTTCCACAGCGGAGCTTGTAAGTACAGTGTTCACAGCATGTGACGATAACAAGTGTAGTGTACAAATCCTAGGGTTTGCGCGCTGATCCAGTGAAACTATATAGCCTTAATGTTAAGGACTAAAATAACCTTGACAGCAAGTTGACTAGGGGTGAAAACCAAACTTAACAGACAAACATGGGGAAGGATTTAACTACGCCAATCCAACTGAAGTAGATGTACATATGTAACATTACAGCAAGGTTCAGGTATACGTTACACTGACTCAGTTTGGagtataatatatttaaatataatcTTAATTTTACTAACATATTGCTGTCAATTGAGGGAGTTTCTGAGTTAAGGCTTTAGTTATTACTGTTACGGAGAAGATTTCTGAGAATACGTTTCCCTAATTTACAGCAATTACTTTTCTACTGCCAGACGTAATCTATGAATCTTATTTCCTTCTGCTATAAAGACACTAAAAGACTGCTTTTAACAAGATGTAAAGTAATCATAAGTACAACGTATGTAAGTTTGTATGATACCCATTCTCTACTGCTGCTAACTTACGGTAGTCATGTAGAACGTCTCAGTGGAGGCAGCTGGCAGTACACAGCCCACGCTGTCTGAGGAAGCACCCTCCGCCAGCAAGGGCAGCACCAGGAGTAGCAGCGAAAACATCTGTCGGCAAAGGCAACGCTCACTGTTTATAGAAATTGATGGAATATAAGATAAAtggggtgattcagctgtcccctACCTATGAGTTTTATGAAAGCCACAATGCCTTCAAAAAGTACACTCGAGACCCTCTTATTCTCTCACTTGCTACGGGCAAATTGTTATTCCTACCGAAAAATTGAGCAAGACatttatgtaggaaatttaatgcaagtAAATTTTGTGTTGTGATTCGCTTCCGCTGGTGGACATAGTTTTTGAATTACGAAAAAGAAACCGCAGTCAAACGTCACTTTTGTACGTATTTCCCGAATAAATCGAAAACTTCGgcatctagcgaaaacgtatccctttTTCATGTAAGTACATTCAAgtttctacaaaaaggtcctgttttttgggtgtaggactaatagtttgaatGTAGCGAGCAAAAGAATATGAAAACTGGCAGGTGATATTCGAAGGCGTTACAGGTTCCATAAAACTcatgggtaggggcagctgaatcattccGTGTATGTTGTAATTTTAGCATTTGTCATTACGTAAGAAAATAAGCTGTTAGTTGCTCTAGGTAAAAACAAATATTATAGTTTATGATGCCTGGAATAACCACAAATAACGTCTCAAATAAATCTATACTGGAAGGAAGTGAATAATATATTCACACAACAAGTGATTAAAGTTACACtattggccaataaaattgctacaccacgaatatgacgtgctacagacgcgaaatttaagcaacaggaagaacatgctgtgatatgcacatgattggCTTGTCAGAGAATTCATACAAGGTtctcgccggtggcgacacctacaacgtcctgacatgaggaaagtttccaatagatttctcatacacaaacagcagttgaccggcgttgcctggtgaaacgttgttgtgatgcctcgtgtaaggaggagaaatgcgtaccatcacatttccgactttgataaaggtcggattgtagcctatcgcgattgcggtataccgtatcgcgacattgctgctcgcgttggtcgaggtccaatgactgttagtagaatatggaatcggtgggttcaggacggtaatacggaacgccgtgctgaatcccaacggcctcgtatcactagcagtcgaggtgacaggcatcttatccgcatggctgtaacggatcgtgcagccacgtctcgatccctgagtctacagatggggacgtttccaagacaacaaccatctgcacgaacagtttgcagcagcatggactatcatctcggagaccatggctgcggttacccttgacgctgcatcacagacagcagcgcctgcgacggtgtactcaacgacaaacctgtgtgcacgaatggcaaaacgtcattttttctaatgaatccaggttctgtttacaggatcatgatggtcgcatccgtgtttggcgacgtggcGCTGAAAGCACATTGGGAgcctgtattcgtcaccgccatactggcgtatcacgaggcgtgatggtatggggtgccattggttgcacgtctcggtcacctcttgttcgcattgacggcactttgaacagtggaagttacattacagatgtcttaggacccgtggctctacccttcattcgatcccagcgaagccctacatttcagcagtataatgcacgactgcatgttgcaggtcctgtacgggcgtttctggatacaggaaatgttcgaatgctgccctggccagcacattctccagatctctcaccaactgaaaacgtctggtcgatagtggccgagcaactggctcgtcacagtacgccagtaactactcttaatgaactgtggtatcgtgttgaagctgtatgggcagctgtacctgtacacgccatccaagctctgtttgactcaatgcccaggtgtattgaggccgttattacggccaagggtggttgtcctgggtactgatttctcaggatctatgcacccaaattgcgtgaaaatgtaatcacatgtcagttctagtataatatatttgtccaatgaatacccgtgtatcatctgcatttcttcttggtgtagcaattttaatggccagtagtgtagactaaGAAGGTCAACACGGAATGAAAGTACTGCCGTCTTATCTGCGACAAGGGAACGCTCTGCTAAATCAGTAACGAGCTACAAAACGAAACTGAGAAGAGACAGTACGCTGGTAAACATGAGTCACTACGTCTTTAGCCAAGAGGTTTCATATGGCATTTTGAGTCTATGGAACCACTGGACACATCATGGTTGTCAGAGCGGGTACTGGAACATCCCTTTCTTATCCGCAGAGCTTGAAACGTCTTTGTTCGTCATATGTAAGACGGATCGACACTGAACCGTAGTTCTGGTTGTGGAGCTTTCTCCGTCGACAATGGAAAGCCTATTGCTGAGGGGTGGACGGAAGGTACTGAAGTCATTGCACAACTGTCCTCTGCCCACAAACTACAAAAGCTGCAGACCCGTTAAATGCTCTCGTTGGCTTAAGAGAAGCAACCTTTTGTAATACAGTATTCGTTACATTTCACTGTGTTCTGGAGGGAATATGTCGTTGGTGATCTTAACCTAAACATGTCGCGTTTTACGAGCAGCAGTCTTAAATGTTATGTAACAATTCCACCACCGAGGAAAAAGTTGTTGAAAAGAATTGTGATTTTCCCTGGATTAGAAATACCAATAAATTGAATTAATTtcgttgaaatgaaataaatgcagCCATTGTAGTTGAAAACTGTGAATGTGTAATGACATGAAATGAAATCAGCGGCAGGCGTTCAGAAATGTTGGTTCTGAGTATCAGTTTGACACTATTTTCATGAGTTACGACATCTTCATTATACTGAAGTTTAATATTTGCTGAACGCACTTTGTTATATCATTTTACACCAGTGGATTTGATTCTATTAATTTTTCGTGTCATTGAGCCCAGTTCACTGTGTcctgaaataatggtattggttagACACTACAGCAGTAAACGCTAATCTCGCAGTCTGCATTGTTGGATGGAACATAGAATTTCAGTGAAGTGTGACGTTATTGATATAACTGATATAGCAGTCGGTCTCAATTCCAACGTCCTGAAGGCGGTCTGATCGGCGAGAATTTATTCCACGAGGTTCTGTCCACGCACATTAATTGAACACGTTCAGAAAACGGCCCACCACACTTCATGAACACTGTGCAGGGCTGCGTCTAATAACAGTGCCTGTCAACTTCCTATCAGGCTCATTCGCTTGATCTGTAGCCCACCGAATTTATCAAACGCATAGTTGGATGGCATCTTGTCCATCATTATTCTCGGGGAACAACAGTGATAATATGCTATGGAATCTCATAAAGAAAACCACGAATGGAAGAAGCCTCCTCATACGTTTCGAAGCTCTGACGTTTACTTTCCGTCTGTAACTAGAATTACCTTAAATCTCCAAAGCAAAAATCCTGGAAGGAACCGGCTCCCAGTATATTGAACATGTTTCGGGGACACCTAAAACAGGTCACATATTTAGACTCACGTGCTGGTTATTTAATGTTCGTAGTTATTACTATATACTGCTAAATGGTTCATCTGGTGCTCAAACCTAGTGGAGAGACTGACTATCCAACTGTTTCCACGGGCACTTCCAGGGGCAGCAAAAATTTGTGgccgaaataaaaaatttaatacgcAGTCGTAATCTACTTATAAGAGGAATAATCGTGCATTAAGGGCTTAACTAACTGAGTCAAATAAAAAGTTATAAAATGTGTTTATGTCTCGAGGCGACGTAACACACGGCGCGTAGATTACTCAGACGagattcatccagtatttgtgatATCAGAACACTTattgatttgcaacaaactttatgtaTTACTTAAAACATTTTCTTGCTGACTTTCCCTGCAAAACGATCGAAGGAAGAAAGTTTTCGCTTTCTACATTTCCACCACTGGTGTGCTAAAACAGCAGCCATGACGTTTTAGTTTTTTACTTCTTTATCACTACCTCtactcacaacacattttgcagatggtATCCACATAAACCAAGGAATGTAGCAGACATGTGCTATCATTATGCGATTTATGGTTTAGGAGATGTGACAATTTATGTATAGGAGTTAGTGTCCTTAAACAGTCGGCAGTCGGATTTACTAGTTGTGAAGTTTTCTCGTCTGCAAACATTAACTATCACACGGTAAATAGGTATAGATTGTTGGAGTTTACTCTTCTAGATAACAGGTAACCCCCCTGTTTATAATTATTAATTAATAAGCACTTTCTACAGCTCAGTAATAGAAGCAGTATGTGTTAGATGTTTGGCTACTTACAGCTGTTCCGTGTGGGATGTCGTTATGAGAAAATCCAGAACTGCGTCTCCCTTAAATACGATTTCGTTCAAGGACACCTGGAAGCGGACTTTTATCAGAGACACCTATGTACACTGTGAAAGGAGCAGACAAAGTGATACTTAATTACTTCTTAATATGTAGACCCAGCTGCTAATCTGCTGAACACACAACGACATGTGACACATGTGGCGGCTTTCTTATATTCGCACATATGAAAGTCGAATACAAAAGCGAGTCACGTTAAATAATTTAACGTGCCAATGACAAGCTACATTTGATTATCTGTTTCTTACGTCActgaaaattagtaaaatatatgtAGTTTGAACGATAATCAACGTCGTTTTTCTAAGGAAAAATCTATTTACTACACAGAATAATAAATGCATTGAGTTATATTTCATATCTCGCTTCATCTTAATATAAAACAGATATGAAGTGATTCCTATCTGATGACAATTGGGACGTTGTGTAGAGCGTGTTCCAGTAACTAACATTCCGTCTGCTAATACTGGATAGCATCTTCAGAGACCACAATGCTAGATGGTTTTCGGACTTTAGCAAGATCGACCAATCGAGCTTAAAtagaatagaaaaactgaaattTGACATATTGTGGGCCTTAGTGTTAGATAACGCAAATAGTTCTAACTCTTCTACAGTACAAGCTCCGTAATACGCCTCGGCGCCCCTCTGAGGTCTTTGGCAGAGGTCGTATTGCGTCACGACTCTACCCCCGCGTGCTTCATGTGAGCAGTTCGGTTTGATGACCTTTTTAAGACTGACAATCAATTAATTTCGTCTATATAGTCTTAGACAAAGTCTGCAGTAAGACAAAAGGACACTGATACATGCCATGCCATATACCGCAATATTATCCAATAATACAGGAACCATCAAGAATGAAAATAGTGTCTACGAAAGTCTGAACACTATCTTCTAATACAGCCTTCTCTCTGGTGAACTGCCTATCGTTCGTACTGGTGAACCGACCTATAGTAGTTTCCCACCAAACTAGCTTTCTAGTAGCCCCGATACTTTTTTAGCATCACTTAGATCTCCTGATCAATGTGCTCAAGCAACATGACTAAAATATTTGGGGATAAAATTAAGGTGACTGTTCAAAGTGTTCAAACAGACTACCCCATTGAATTTTGTACACTGCGTTGgctaaaactaaattaaaatcagGGTCCTTCCTTTTGCCTTTTGTCCAAGCTTTTAGTAGAAACGTCAGTGAATAATTCCCGAGCTTCCCTTCAGCTTCATCGATTTCGATTTAAAGATGAAATCGGGTATTGTTCTTACAATGTCAATGAACAAACATGCCATATGTCTGTTTTGCTCCTAACAGATGAGGAATCTTAtcggagagttacttgaaacattcTTCATCCCTTATTGAGACTTTCAAAAATTGTTTCATTTGACCAGATGTACTGGACAGAGACCAAAATAAAAGTTATCGTTGAATACACAACAATTGGTGTTCTCTCAAGGCTCCCAGGATGTTCTTGGACGCTAGTTAACTCATGGTCATTGTTGATTCCTTGCCGTAGTacctcatacatttattatattattaaaatatgttgtgctccaataaaaatgattaaaaattagtttttgaactactgagagttaattgtaaaagTGGTGTTTGAGATGATTCATATCTCTTATTAAAGTTCACAAAAAAGAAATCCAAGTTATGtgccattttcattaaaaatgtgtTTCATGCTAACACTGTGTTTCGTTCATTCTTCATCTAAAACGTAGTAAGCGAAGTCTCAGCACACCTAACTCTAAACGCTATAAATAACAGTTCTGCTACAATGTCTTGATAAACTAGTCGTTTCATGAAACGATTACGATTTTGTGCTCTTTCTTTTATAATTTAACATTTGGCATTATTTAAGAATTGTTCTCAGGATATCAACCAAGTAAcctaaactacattaaattccaTTCATTGGGCGAGAAGAATTCTTCGGTGAAATTGGCTTAGGAAGCGTACATTCACATTTGATTTATGATAAGCACTTAATTTTCCAAAGATGAAAATGTGTTGCTGTTAACTGATATTCGTACTGTCTCAAGTAAGTAGAAGACTCTGTCGAAGGAGTGACATACTACAGTAAGGTTTGTGGAAACATTTGGTATTCTAGTGGCTTTCCTTTGGAGTACTCGGCGATTATTGTGATTTTCTTCGACTGGCTCAGTTCTAGAGGGTCGTAACGGTACAGACTGTTCAGTCAGAACCTGGTTTGTTTGATATAAGCTAGGATGGTCTGAGAAGCGCACTGCATGTGATCTTGGCTAAACAATGGATGTGGGGTATGAGTTTCTGAACTGACTGTGTCTCTGCATCGACGCTGGTGATGAAACGTTGAAAACTAATGTATATAATCGGCTGTGATGTGTCCACGGCAGATTAATTCATAAGGCATCGCTTAAAGTCATTGGCGTGTCAGTACCAATAGAAAAAGAAGAGGAACCGATTACTTGAGCTCCAGCGGCATCCCTCATTGTGTCACAGGAAACAGGAATAttagacagtgcggcaaaattttgaGCGTTGGTATAACGCTTGCACTGAGATTTGAAGTCGTCACTTTCAAAACTGATATTAAGTTGATGCTATAGGTAGTAAACTGTTCATGTCTATAAACAACTAAATTTACGCTTCCGGCTACTCGAACCTTATGTAGAATTActcctgtaccatttctgtcatTTGCACCCTAATGgtattttattgattatttttctaaCGTAGCTGTTAACAACTTCCTATGATGATTTTCCGAAACAAACCTTTTTGTGTGCTTGGCCCAAATTCTTACAGTAAAATTAATTCTTTTTCAGTCCATACTCCACAAGTGAATCATTGTGTAAGGAGTAAAATTGTTGTACAGCCGTAGACGTAGTTGCGTATACTTCCATAATCTGTGTTTACACATGgtcctgccggccgatgtggccgtgcggttctggcgcttcagtctggagccgcgcgaccgctacggtcgcaggttcgaatcctgcctcgggcatggatgtgtgtgatgtccttaggttagttaggtttaagtagttctaagttctaggggactgatgaccaaagatgttaagtcccatagtgctcagagccatttgaaccattttgaacacatggtACTACAAACTTTTAGGGATGATGGCGgaagataaatgtatcaatctgagattATGGACCCCCGTCAGGAACGACCGAATTGAATGTTACAAATGAAAGTCGTCTTGATATCACTGACTGGAATACAAGTGCCGGCACTATTCGTACTAACATTGTAGGGGAGGGagatttcagaggtggtagtatgaaccaaaacaagaaaataatgtcagGTAAACGACTCTAAATTACATCCCTTAAGGGCTATGGTCACTTGTTCATCTTCCGTACTATGAAACACGTAACGTCCACTGAACaaatgcccatagctcttaagatacgcattttaaaGTCTATAGTCAACGGAtatccttgttttgatccataataaGTCCTCTAAAAACACAGACAGCAAAGACCTTGCGGTAGAAGAAATGCGTCTCCTGGTATCTAAGACGAACATGCGCTCATACaacttaaggtatgaattttagggTCCTTGTTTACTaggaatttgtttttcttgttttggtcctgaCTAACACCTCTGAATGTTGCCTACACTACAATCTAGGAAGCCGAGAGCTTGTTCATAACGATATATCAATTTTACATAT containing:
- the LOC126198510 gene encoding uncharacterized protein LOC126198510, which codes for MFSLLLLVLPLLAEGASSDSVGCVLPAASTETFYMTTEDKPWYQQYQYQVPGLFDLGCVTYVQSPGESDTEMYLTGNFSKAPLFPLNSYVSVTGNKLDKVYEGVWESLLSGPYNVVYSHEDFIMDHYCFLGYEMAQIFTTVKEPSDELMELIWEVVSNHTEVDKSKFKKVVC